A window of the Budorcas taxicolor isolate Tak-1 chromosome 8, Takin1.1, whole genome shotgun sequence genome harbors these coding sequences:
- the TMEM252 gene encoding transmembrane protein 252, translating to MQNRTCLVLCVFALLLGFLMICLGAFFISSASLFNCQGNLTLAYLLLPLGFVILLSGIFWSTYHQASESKGVFNRVLRQYGAQGALPLATVDRPGFYPPAYEESLAADKQACHTEQEISGAPPPLYTEMGLEFQGEDEAHPEDPPPYDESAADGVAAARPWQDAQRQSQEC from the exons ATGCAGAACAGAACCTGTCTAGTTCTCTGTGTCTTTGCCCTCCTGTTGGGCTTCCTGATGATCTGCCTGGGGGCCTTCTTCATTTCCTCAGCCTCTCTGTTCAACTGCCAGGGGAACTTGACCCTGGCCTATTTGCTTCTGCCTCTGGGGTTTGTGATCCTTCTGAGTGGAATTTTCTGGAGCACCTACCACCAGGCCAGTGAAAGCAAAGGGGTTTTCAACCGTGTGCTCAGACAGTATGGTGCTCAGGGGGCCCTGCCCCTGGCCACAGTGGACAG ACCAGGTTTTTACCCTCCAGCTTACGAAGAGAGTCTTGCTGCTGACAAGCAAGCCTGTCACACAGAGCAAGAGATCTCGGGTGCTCCTCCACCTCTGTACACAGAGATGGGCCTTGAATTTCAGGGTGAAGATGAGGCCCACCCAGAGGACCCACCACCCTATGACGAGTCTGCGGCAGATGGGGTGGCAGCAGCAAGGCCGTGGCAGGATGCTCAGAGGCAAAGCCAAGAGTGCTGA